A genomic segment from Nocardia cyriacigeorgica GUH-2 encodes:
- a CDS encoding acyl-CoA dehydrogenase family protein → MDFTPTEAQGDLARLTGEVCAKLVTDDRLRELDTADVRFDEPLWQSLAETGVLAAALPEAVGGNDFGVLEQTSILRELGRYVAAVPYLSSIVLGAGALARFGDAEQQELARKAGSGKLILTAALTEEHNWDTTTPDTTATETADGWRVTGAKITVPVADRAHRILVPATVAERTAVFLVDPSQAAVQVHAQQVVDRSAEFAVTLTEAPAELLGTVDTGAEILDWLLLRAWLGLSAQQLGTLERALELVADYAREREQFGKAIGSFQAVAQRLADAYIDLGGLRLTVTQAAWQLSEDLPAAPAVHTAKFWAAEAGHRIAHTVVHVHGGIGIDRDHIVQNYFTAAKHNEFALGPAPDHLLPIAEHLADSA, encoded by the coding sequence ATGGATTTCACTCCCACCGAGGCCCAGGGCGATCTGGCCCGGCTGACCGGCGAGGTGTGCGCCAAGCTGGTCACCGACGACCGGCTGCGCGAACTCGACACCGCCGACGTCCGCTTCGACGAACCGCTGTGGCAGTCGCTGGCCGAGACCGGCGTGCTCGCCGCCGCCTTGCCGGAGGCCGTGGGCGGCAATGACTTCGGCGTGCTGGAACAGACCTCGATCCTGCGCGAACTCGGCCGGTACGTGGCCGCCGTCCCGTACCTGTCCTCGATCGTGCTCGGGGCCGGCGCGCTGGCCCGGTTCGGCGATGCCGAGCAGCAGGAACTGGCGCGCAAGGCGGGTTCCGGCAAGCTGATCCTCACCGCCGCGTTGACCGAGGAACACAACTGGGACACCACCACACCCGACACCACCGCCACCGAGACCGCCGACGGCTGGCGCGTCACCGGCGCCAAGATCACCGTCCCGGTCGCCGACCGCGCCCATCGGATCCTGGTGCCCGCCACCGTCGCCGAGCGGACCGCAGTATTCCTGGTCGACCCGTCGCAGGCCGCGGTGCAGGTACACGCGCAGCAGGTGGTCGACCGCAGCGCGGAGTTCGCGGTCACGCTCACCGAGGCACCGGCCGAGCTGCTCGGCACCGTGGACACCGGTGCCGAGATCCTGGACTGGCTGCTGCTGCGTGCCTGGCTCGGGCTCAGCGCCCAGCAGCTCGGCACCCTCGAACGCGCCCTCGAACTGGTGGCCGACTACGCCCGCGAGCGCGAGCAGTTCGGCAAGGCCATCGGCAGCTTCCAAGCCGTGGCCCAGCGACTGGCCGACGCCTACATCGACCTCGGCGGCCTGCGCCTGACCGTCACCCAGGCCGCCTGGCAGCTCTCCGAAGACCTGCCCGCCGCGCCCGCCGTGCACACCGCCAAGTTCTGGGCCGCCGAAGCGGGGCACCGGATCGCGCACACCGTGGTCCACGTGCACGGCGGCATCGGCATCGACCGCGACCACATCGTGCAGAACTACTTCACCGCGGCCAAGCACAACGAATTCGCTCTCGGCCCGGCTCCCGATCATCTGTTGCCGATCGCGGAGCATCTGGCCGACTCGGCCTGA
- a CDS encoding acyl-CoA dehydrogenase family protein produces the protein MRIAYTPQQQQLRAELRDYFATLITPERRAALSAQTGEYGQGNVYREVVREMGRDGWLALGWPKEFGGQDRPMLDQLIFTDEAAIAGAPVPFLTINSVAPTIMHYGSEEQKKFFLPKIAAGELHFSIGYSEPGAGTDLASLRTTAVRDGDEYVINGQKMWTSLIAYADYVWLACRTDPTAKKHKGISMLIVPTDAEGFSWTPVHTMAGPDTSATYYQDVRVPVTALVGKENGGWPLVTNQLNHERVALTSSAPLALALRQTVEWARETKSSDGSRVIDREWVRLNLAKVHAKVEYLKLLNWEIASRADAGGDAAPRPWDASACKVYGTELATEAYRLLMEVLGPQAYLRQDSPGSVLRGRLERMHRAALILTFGGGTNEVQRDIIAMTALKQPAAAR, from the coding sequence ATGCGCATCGCCTATACGCCGCAGCAGCAACAGCTACGAGCGGAGCTGCGCGACTACTTCGCCACGCTGATCACTCCCGAACGCCGCGCCGCGCTCAGCGCGCAGACCGGTGAGTACGGGCAGGGCAACGTCTACCGCGAGGTCGTGCGGGAGATGGGCCGCGACGGCTGGCTGGCGCTGGGCTGGCCCAAGGAGTTCGGCGGCCAGGACCGGCCGATGCTGGATCAGCTGATCTTCACCGACGAAGCCGCCATCGCGGGCGCGCCGGTGCCGTTCCTGACCATCAACTCCGTCGCGCCGACCATCATGCATTACGGCAGCGAGGAACAGAAGAAATTCTTCCTGCCCAAGATCGCCGCAGGTGAGCTGCACTTCTCCATCGGCTATTCCGAGCCCGGCGCCGGCACCGACCTGGCCTCGCTGCGCACCACCGCGGTGCGCGACGGCGACGAGTACGTCATCAACGGGCAGAAGATGTGGACCAGCCTCATCGCCTATGCCGATTACGTCTGGCTGGCCTGCCGCACCGATCCGACGGCCAAGAAGCACAAGGGCATCAGCATGCTCATCGTGCCCACCGATGCCGAGGGCTTCTCCTGGACGCCGGTGCACACCATGGCCGGGCCCGACACCAGCGCCACCTACTACCAGGACGTGCGCGTGCCGGTGACGGCGCTGGTCGGCAAGGAGAACGGCGGCTGGCCGCTGGTCACCAACCAGCTCAACCACGAGCGGGTCGCGCTCACCTCCTCGGCGCCGCTGGCGCTGGCGCTGCGACAGACCGTCGAGTGGGCGCGCGAGACAAAATCCTCGGACGGCTCGCGGGTGATCGACCGCGAATGGGTGCGGCTGAACCTGGCCAAGGTGCACGCCAAGGTCGAATACCTGAAGCTGCTGAACTGGGAGATCGCCAGCCGCGCCGACGCCGGCGGTGACGCCGCGCCGCGCCCGTGGGACGCCTCGGCCTGCAAGGTGTACGGCACCGAATTGGCCACCGAGGCCTACCGGCTGCTGATGGAGGTGCTGGGACCGCAGGCCTACCTGCGCCAGGACTCCCCCGGCTCGGTGCTGCGCGGACGGCTGGAGCGGATGCACCGGGCCGCGCTGATCCTGACCTTCGGCGGCGGCACCAACGAGGTCCAGCGCGACATCATCGCCATGACCGCGCTGAAGCAGCCCGCCGCCGCCCGCTGA
- a CDS encoding ferredoxin, whose translation MKVVVDLDQCEANGICVGIAPDVFELDDEDVLHIAEGEVPADRLAEVEDAVAQCPKAALKLL comes from the coding sequence ATGAAGGTCGTTGTTGATCTCGACCAGTGCGAAGCGAACGGAATCTGTGTCGGAATCGCCCCCGACGTGTTCGAACTCGATGATGAAGACGTGCTGCACATTGCCGAGGGTGAAGTTCCTGCCGATCGCCTCGCCGAGGTGGAGGACGCGGTCGCGCAATGCCCGAAAGCGGCGCTGAAATTGTTGTAA
- a CDS encoding 3-oxoacyl-ACP reductase produces MNDNDVSLAGRVAIVTGAGAGLGRAEALALAGAGASVVVNDLADSEAVAQTMAEIRALGAKAEFVAGSVAERSTADELIRTATEAFGGLDIVVNNAGITRDRMLFNMSDEDWDAVIAVHLRGHFLLCRNAGAYWRGKSKEAGAPVYGRIVNTSSEAGLLGPEGQANYGAAKAGITALTLSASRALSRFGVRANAICPRARTAMTEAVFKDAPEGAVDPLSPDHVARLVAYLSSPAAEVVNGQVFVVYGPMVALMAAPEVEQRFDATGEQWSTGDLAVTLSGYFAQRPEGRTFSATSLHELG; encoded by the coding sequence GTGAACGATAACGATGTGAGCCTTGCCGGACGTGTTGCGATCGTGACCGGGGCGGGTGCCGGCCTCGGTCGCGCCGAGGCGCTGGCCCTCGCCGGCGCCGGCGCCTCGGTCGTCGTCAACGACCTGGCCGATTCGGAGGCCGTGGCTCAGACCATGGCCGAGATTCGCGCACTCGGTGCGAAAGCGGAGTTCGTCGCGGGCAGTGTCGCCGAGCGGTCCACCGCGGACGAGTTGATCCGCACCGCCACCGAAGCCTTCGGCGGGCTCGACATCGTGGTCAACAATGCGGGCATCACGCGTGACCGGATGCTGTTCAATATGTCCGACGAGGACTGGGACGCGGTGATCGCCGTTCATCTGCGCGGCCATTTCCTGCTCTGCCGCAATGCGGGTGCGTACTGGCGCGGCAAGTCCAAGGAGGCGGGCGCTCCGGTGTACGGCCGCATCGTCAACACCTCCTCCGAGGCCGGCCTGCTCGGTCCGGAGGGGCAGGCGAATTACGGCGCGGCCAAGGCGGGCATCACCGCGCTGACTTTGTCGGCGTCGCGCGCGCTCTCGCGCTTCGGCGTGCGGGCCAACGCGATCTGCCCGCGGGCCAGGACCGCGATGACGGAGGCTGTGTTCAAGGACGCGCCCGAGGGTGCGGTCGATCCGCTCTCGCCCGACCATGTCGCGCGACTGGTGGCTTATCTGTCCTCGCCCGCGGCCGAAGTGGTCAACGGGCAGGTGTTCGTGGTGTACGGGCCGATGGTCGCGCTGATGGCGGCGCCGGAAGTCGAGCAGCGCTTCGATGCGACGGGCGAACAGTGGTCGACCGGTGATCTGGCCGTCACGCTGAGCGGGTACTTCGCCCAGCGGCCCGAAGGTCGTACCTTTTCTGCAACGTCACTACACGAACTGGGCTGA